In the genome of Massilia sp. PAMC28688, one region contains:
- a CDS encoding M14-type cytosolic carboxypeptidase, which translates to MSIKISSQFDAGAIEIVSATSAGAIDLNIRKDSHADIRQWFYFRLQGAQGQACTIRFLNAGKAAYPAGWEDYQAMASYDRINWFRVPTTFDGEVMTISHTPGMDSVYYAYFEPYSWERHLELLDRAQMSEHVRMLDLGSTVDGRDMNLLVIGDPQAARKVWVIARQHPGETMAEWFVEGMLDALLDPADPYGRQCLKEAVFYVVPNMNPDGSVRGNLRTNAAGANLNREWNTPSMERSPEVFLVKNKMKETGCDLFLDVHGDEGLPYVFTAGSGALPGFTPAQAAQEKQFADYFKIASPDFQDVHGYGDAPYTDETLTMGSPHITHAFGCLSLTLELPFKDNANDPDPQSGWDGARSARLGGAVLQAVWQSLRDLK; encoded by the coding sequence ATGTCTATCAAAATCAGCAGCCAGTTCGACGCCGGCGCCATCGAGATCGTCAGCGCCACCAGCGCCGGCGCCATCGACCTGAACATCCGCAAGGATTCCCACGCCGACATCCGCCAGTGGTTTTACTTCCGCCTGCAGGGCGCGCAGGGACAAGCGTGCACCATCCGCTTCCTCAATGCCGGCAAGGCCGCTTACCCGGCCGGCTGGGAAGACTACCAGGCCATGGCCAGCTATGACCGCATCAACTGGTTCCGGGTTCCCACCACGTTCGATGGCGAGGTCATGACCATTTCCCACACGCCCGGCATGGACAGCGTGTACTACGCCTACTTCGAGCCGTATTCGTGGGAGCGCCACCTGGAACTGCTGGACCGCGCCCAGATGTCGGAACACGTGCGCATGCTCGACCTGGGCAGCACCGTCGACGGGCGCGACATGAACTTGCTGGTCATCGGCGATCCGCAAGCGGCGCGCAAGGTGTGGGTCATCGCGCGCCAGCACCCGGGCGAGACCATGGCCGAGTGGTTCGTGGAAGGCATGCTCGACGCCCTGCTCGACCCGGCCGACCCGTATGGCCGCCAGTGCCTCAAGGAAGCGGTGTTCTACGTGGTGCCGAACATGAATCCGGACGGCTCGGTGCGCGGCAACCTGCGCACCAACGCGGCCGGCGCCAACCTCAACCGCGAGTGGAATACGCCGAGCATGGAACGCAGCCCGGAGGTGTTCCTGGTCAAGAACAAGATGAAGGAAACCGGCTGCGACCTGTTCCTGGACGTGCACGGCGATGAAGGCTTGCCATACGTCTTCACGGCCGGCAGCGGCGCCCTGCCCGGCTTCACGCCCGCGCAGGCAGCCCAGGAAAAGCAGTTTGCCGACTACTTCAAGATTGCCAGCCCGGACTTCCAGGATGTGCACGGCTATGGCGACGCCCCCTACACCGACGAGACGCTCACCATGGGTTCGCCGCACATCACCCACGCCTTCGGCTGCCTGTCGCTGACGCTGGAGCTGCCGTTCAAGGACAACGCCAACGATCCCGACCCGCAAAGCGGCTGGGATGGTGCCCGCAGCGCTCGCCTTGGCGGTGCCGTCCTGCAGGCCGTTTGGCAGTCTCTGCGCGACCTGAAGTAA
- the paaX gene encoding phenylacetic acid degradation operon negative regulatory protein PaaX — protein sequence MKLMTSTEWIARFLATDPPRSKSLVMTIFGDAIAPHGGTVWLGSLIELMAPFGVNDRLLRTSVFRLAQEGWLVANRDGRRSSYSLLPQALPRFERANRRIYAPLTAHWDGSWTMVLAASGTLDAPTRATLRKELAWEGYAQIAPGIFGHPAAGADVIEELLVRHNARGKLLVCRAAELAGVSTRPLRELAAEGWDLSVVVDGYHGFMAQFRPLLALLEQEAQLTAEEAFVIRSLLIHAYRRVQLHDPMLPVELLPDPWPGVDAYALARAIYRRTQAAAEQHIMAALTREDANAPRADAAFYQRFGGLA from the coding sequence ATGAAACTTATGACGAGCACCGAATGGATTGCCCGCTTCCTGGCCACCGACCCGCCGCGCTCGAAGTCGCTGGTGATGACGATCTTTGGCGATGCCATCGCCCCGCACGGCGGCACCGTCTGGCTGGGCAGCCTGATCGAACTGATGGCGCCCTTTGGCGTCAATGACCGGCTGCTGCGCACCAGCGTGTTCCGGCTGGCGCAGGAAGGCTGGCTGGTGGCCAACCGCGATGGCCGGCGCAGCTCCTACTCCCTGCTGCCGCAAGCCCTGCCCCGCTTTGAACGCGCCAACCGCCGCATCTATGCGCCGCTGACGGCGCACTGGGATGGCAGCTGGACCATGGTGCTGGCGGCATCGGGCACGCTGGATGCGCCTACCCGCGCCACGCTGCGCAAGGAGCTGGCGTGGGAAGGCTATGCGCAGATTGCGCCCGGCATATTCGGCCATCCTGCGGCCGGCGCCGACGTGATCGAGGAATTGCTGGTGCGCCACAACGCGCGCGGCAAGCTGCTGGTATGCAGGGCTGCAGAACTGGCCGGCGTGTCGACGCGGCCGCTGCGCGAACTGGCGGCAGAAGGGTGGGATCTATCGGTGGTGGTCGATGGCTACCATGGTTTCATGGCGCAGTTCCGCCCCCTGCTTGCATTGCTGGAGCAAGAGGCGCAGTTGACCGCGGAGGAAGCGTTCGTCATCCGCAGCCTGCTGATTCATGCGTACCGGCGCGTGCAGCTGCACGACCCGATGCTGCCGGTCGAACTGCTGCCCGATCCGTGGCCGGGCGTGGACGCCTACGCGCTGGCGCGCGCGATCTACCGCCGCACGCAGGCAGCGGCGGAGCAGCACATCATGGCTGCGCTCACGCGCGAGGACGCCAACGCGCCACGCGCCGATGCCGCCTTTTACCAGCGCTTTGGCGGGCTGGCCTGA
- a CDS encoding ATP-binding protein: MTIFSHKPSGEETAQFAGEGPVRAALATRDWSDSPLGPPARWPAELVTVVNLMLNSRFPMFLAWGPELALLYNDGYAGILGNKHPAALGQRFDVVWAEIWHIVAPIAIDAMAGRSSYYEDLPLTVLRHGEPERASFTFSYSPIASHDGSIGGMYCAVVETTAHVETRHVQAFQLHLSDRLRPITSPDDIIQVASEALGRMTGVERVLYAEVDDERGSFSVRRDWMADEAPSLAGDTGPLASLGQGVVEALRAGRTVIVNDVGSDPLTEGAAAGYLDVEVQAIVVIPLVKSNHLLAVLAMHSAIPRKWTVTEIQMARETAERTWSAVESAHAQDELREANRRKDEFLAMLAHELRNPLAPISAAAELMELAPMNAERVRQTSQVIGRQVRHMTGLVDDLLDVSRVTRGQVTINKLPQDLKNVVTNAVEQVRPMIQARSHHLTLELPPQAAQVLGDENRLVQVLTNLLNNAAKYTPEGGHIKLHMHTDASDVVITVSDNGIGIPAELQPRVFDLFAQAERTSDRSQGGLGLGLALVKSLVGLHGGSVTCASEGTGKGSCFTVRLPRFEPLPQVRERRRHPRGEVGGSNHRIMVVDDNEDAATMLGMLLEASGHEVQVEHRSPEALALAAEMQPGVCILDIGLPDMDGYELARQLRRQPGMAGALLIAVTGYGQESDRRKALDAGFDHHMVKPVDAPRLLRIVAERSQAPA, from the coding sequence ATGACTATTTTTTCGCACAAACCGAGCGGGGAGGAAACTGCGCAATTCGCGGGCGAGGGACCCGTGCGCGCCGCCCTGGCCACACGCGACTGGAGCGACTCGCCACTGGGCCCGCCGGCGCGATGGCCGGCCGAACTGGTCACCGTCGTCAACCTCATGCTCAATTCGCGCTTTCCGATGTTCCTGGCGTGGGGGCCGGAACTGGCGCTGCTGTACAACGACGGCTACGCCGGCATACTGGGCAACAAACACCCGGCTGCACTGGGCCAGCGCTTTGACGTGGTGTGGGCTGAAATCTGGCATATCGTGGCCCCGATCGCCATCGACGCCATGGCCGGGCGCTCCAGCTATTACGAGGACCTGCCGCTGACGGTCCTGCGCCATGGCGAACCGGAACGCGCCTCGTTCACCTTTTCCTACTCGCCCATCGCGAGCCATGACGGCAGCATCGGCGGCATGTACTGCGCCGTGGTGGAGACCACGGCCCACGTTGAGACGCGCCATGTGCAAGCCTTCCAGCTGCACCTGTCCGACCGCCTGCGGCCCATCACCTCGCCCGACGACATCATCCAGGTCGCCAGCGAAGCCCTGGGCCGCATGACCGGCGTGGAGCGGGTGCTGTATGCAGAAGTGGACGATGAACGCGGCAGCTTCTCGGTGCGGCGCGACTGGATGGCCGACGAAGCGCCCAGTCTGGCCGGCGACACCGGCCCCCTGGCGAGCCTGGGGCAAGGCGTGGTCGAGGCGCTGCGCGCCGGGCGCACCGTGATCGTCAATGATGTCGGCAGCGATCCGCTCACCGAGGGGGCGGCGGCCGGCTACCTGGACGTGGAAGTGCAGGCCATCGTCGTCATCCCGCTGGTCAAGTCAAATCACCTGCTGGCCGTGCTGGCCATGCACAGCGCCATTCCGCGCAAATGGACGGTGACGGAAATCCAGATGGCGCGCGAAACGGCCGAACGCACCTGGTCGGCCGTGGAGAGCGCGCACGCGCAGGACGAACTGCGCGAAGCGAACCGGCGCAAGGATGAATTCCTGGCCATGCTGGCGCACGAATTGCGCAACCCGCTCGCGCCCATCAGCGCGGCGGCCGAACTGATGGAACTGGCGCCCATGAACGCCGAGCGGGTGCGCCAGACCAGCCAGGTGATCGGGCGCCAGGTGCGCCACATGACGGGACTGGTGGACGACCTGCTGGACGTCTCGCGCGTCACACGGGGCCAGGTCACCATCAACAAGCTGCCGCAGGACCTGAAAAACGTGGTGACCAACGCGGTGGAGCAGGTGCGGCCCATGATCCAGGCGCGCAGCCACCACCTGACGCTGGAACTGCCGCCGCAGGCGGCCCAGGTGCTGGGCGACGAGAACCGGCTGGTGCAGGTGCTCACCAACCTGCTCAACAACGCGGCCAAGTACACGCCCGAGGGCGGCCATATCAAGCTGCACATGCACACCGATGCCAGCGATGTGGTGATCACGGTCTCGGACAACGGTATCGGCATACCGGCCGAACTGCAGCCGCGCGTGTTCGACCTGTTTGCCCAGGCCGAGCGCACCTCCGACCGCTCGCAGGGCGGGCTGGGACTGGGACTGGCGCTGGTCAAAAGCCTGGTTGGGCTGCATGGCGGCAGCGTGACGTGCGCCAGCGAAGGCACCGGCAAGGGCAGCTGCTTCACGGTACGCCTGCCGCGCTTTGAACCGCTGCCGCAGGTGCGCGAGCGGCGCCGCCATCCGCGCGGAGAAGTTGGCGGCAGCAATCACCGTATCATGGTGGTCGATGACAATGAGGATGCGGCCACCATGCTGGGCATGCTGCTGGAAGCGTCGGGCCATGAAGTGCAGGTCGAGCACCGCTCGCCGGAAGCGCTGGCGCTGGCGGCGGAAATGCAGCCCGGCGTGTGCATTCTCGATATCGGCCTGCCCGACATGGATGGCTATGAGCTGGCGCGCCAGCTGCGCCGCCAGCCGGGGATGGCGGGCGCGCTGCTGATCGCCGTGACCGGCTATGGCCAGGAAAGCGACCGCCGCAAGGCGCTCGATGCCGGCTTTGACCACCACATGGTCAAGCCGGTCGACGCGCCGCGGCTGCTGCGCATCGTCGCCGAGCGCAGCCAGGCACCGGCCTAG
- a CDS encoding DUF2442 domain-containing protein, with the protein MTSINSHGFWIKCNDEELYLPFVEFPWFEHATVPQICKVRYVSSTRLYWPELDLDFTIESLRNPLSSPNSTFHYDC; encoded by the coding sequence GTGACGAGCATTAACAGTCACGGGTTCTGGATCAAATGCAACGATGAAGAGTTGTATCTGCCGTTTGTCGAATTTCCGTGGTTCGAGCACGCCACCGTTCCCCAGATCTGCAAGGTGCGCTACGTGAGCTCCACGCGCCTGTACTGGCCCGAGCTCGATCTCGATTTCACCATCGAATCGCTGCGCAATCCCCTGTCTTCGCCCAACAGCACCTTTCACTACGATTGCTGA
- the paaD gene encoding 1,2-phenylacetyl-CoA epoxidase subunit PaaD has product MPPAASADQVWTWLGEVADPEIPVISIVDLGIVRDVAFEDDTCVVTITPTYSGCPAMQVIADSVQEALRGRGMDKVRLVNQLSPAWTTDWMSDAGKAALKGYGIAPPAQQVIDISGLHAGVKRRPAPPLVITCPNCGSTHTELTSQFGSTPCKALYKCLDCREPFDYFKCH; this is encoded by the coding sequence ATGCCTCCCGCAGCCAGTGCCGATCAGGTATGGACCTGGCTGGGGGAGGTCGCCGATCCGGAAATCCCGGTCATCTCTATCGTGGACCTGGGCATCGTGCGTGATGTCGCCTTTGAGGATGACACCTGCGTGGTGACCATCACGCCCACCTATTCGGGCTGCCCGGCCATGCAGGTGATTGCCGACTCGGTGCAGGAAGCGCTGCGCGGGCGCGGCATGGACAAGGTCAGGCTGGTGAACCAGCTCTCGCCCGCCTGGACCACGGACTGGATGAGTGACGCCGGCAAGGCCGCGCTGAAGGGCTATGGCATAGCGCCGCCGGCGCAGCAGGTGATCGATATCAGTGGCCTGCACGCGGGCGTCAAGCGCCGGCCTGCGCCGCCGCTGGTGATCACCTGCCCCAATTGCGGATCGACCCACACTGAGCTGACCAGCCAGTTTGGTTCCACGCCGTGCAAGGCGCTCTACAAATGCCTGGACTGCCGGGAACCGTTTGATTATTTTAAGTGCCACTAG
- a CDS encoding TRAP transporter substrate-binding protein, translated as MQRRSFITKAAVGASAGVIAAPSIAQANPTINWRLASSFPKTLDTIFGASDTLTRRVSQLTGGKFNIRTFAAGEIVPGLQVMDAVQAGTVEMGHSASYYYFGKDATFAFDCAVPFGLTSRQHTAWYEQGGGRELMRDFFRGYGIVNFLGGNSGTQMGGWFRKEIKSVADLKGTKMRVGGFAGKVLERLGLVPQQLAGGDIYPALEKGTIDAAEWVGPYDDEKLGLYKVAPFYYAPGWWEAGASFSFYVGIKEWEKLPKAYQAALEVATYEAHVVMQAEYDAKNPAALARLLKNGVKLRTFSRDILNGCHKAAMEVMKEEAAKNAKFAKVYGPWQRFRQDQNMWASVSEATMQQYLISAGRAK; from the coding sequence ATGCAACGCCGTTCCTTTATCACCAAAGCGGCCGTCGGCGCTTCGGCCGGTGTCATCGCTGCCCCCAGCATTGCCCAGGCTAATCCCACCATCAACTGGCGCCTTGCCAGCAGTTTTCCCAAGACCCTCGATACCATTTTCGGCGCGTCCGACACGCTCACCCGCCGCGTGTCGCAGCTGACCGGCGGCAAGTTCAACATCCGTACCTTTGCCGCCGGCGAAATCGTCCCCGGCCTGCAGGTCATGGATGCGGTCCAGGCCGGCACCGTGGAAATGGGTCACAGCGCTTCCTACTATTACTTCGGCAAGGACGCCACCTTCGCCTTCGACTGCGCCGTGCCCTTTGGCCTGACTTCGCGCCAGCACACGGCGTGGTACGAGCAGGGTGGTGGACGCGAGCTGATGCGCGACTTTTTCCGCGGCTACGGCATCGTCAATTTCCTGGGCGGTAACTCGGGGACGCAGATGGGGGGCTGGTTCCGTAAGGAAATCAAATCCGTGGCCGACCTCAAGGGCACCAAGATGCGGGTGGGCGGCTTTGCCGGCAAGGTGCTCGAACGCCTGGGCCTGGTGCCGCAGCAGCTGGCCGGCGGCGACATTTATCCGGCGCTGGAAAAAGGCACCATCGACGCGGCCGAATGGGTGGGTCCCTACGACGATGAAAAGCTGGGCTTGTACAAGGTGGCGCCGTTCTACTATGCGCCGGGCTGGTGGGAAGCCGGCGCCAGCTTTTCCTTTTACGTCGGCATCAAGGAGTGGGAAAAGCTGCCCAAGGCTTACCAGGCGGCGCTGGAAGTGGCCACCTACGAGGCGCACGTGGTCATGCAGGCTGAATACGACGCCAAGAATCCTGCTGCCCTGGCACGCCTGCTCAAAAATGGCGTCAAGCTGCGCACCTTCTCCCGGGATATCCTGAATGGCTGCCACAAGGCGGCCATGGAGGTGATGAAGGAAGAAGCGGCCAAGAACGCCAAGTTCGCCAAGGTGTACGGGCCGTGGCAGCGCTTCCGCCAGGATCAGAACATGTGGGCATCGGTATCGGAAGCGACCATGCAGCAGTACCTGATCAGCGCCGGGCGGGCCAAGTAA
- the paaE gene encoding 1,2-phenylacetyl-CoA epoxidase subunit PaaE, which yields MSKFYPLAVAKVKHETRDTIAVTFDVPAELAASFAYQQGQHLTLRAMIGDEDVRRSYSICSAVQDGALRVAIKRTPGGLFSCWANDSLKPGMTLEVMPPMGHFNVPLSGEHARHYVAFAAGSGITPILSIIKTTLLTEPNSRFTLFYGNRASSSVIFKEELTDLKDMYMDRLNLAYVMSREQQDVELFNGRITKEKVEQFIKYWINIDDIDIAFICGPEDMMHGVSAALQEAGMPKEHIKVELFAASIPKHQHKPRQFDAGVRHETEVTVIMDGNHASFSMDKDKESILDAGLRAGIDMRYSCKGGVCSTCRCKLLEGQVDMDANFALEDYEVARGFVLSCQAFPVTDKVVIDFDQAE from the coding sequence ATGAGCAAATTTTATCCATTGGCCGTTGCCAAGGTAAAGCACGAGACGCGCGACACCATTGCCGTCACCTTTGACGTGCCGGCGGAACTTGCCGCCAGCTTCGCCTACCAGCAGGGCCAGCACCTGACCCTGCGCGCCATGATCGGCGACGAGGATGTGCGCCGCTCGTACTCGATCTGCTCGGCAGTGCAGGATGGCGCGCTGCGCGTGGCCATCAAACGCACGCCGGGCGGCCTGTTTTCGTGCTGGGCCAACGATTCGCTCAAGCCCGGCATGACGCTCGAAGTCATGCCGCCCATGGGCCACTTCAACGTGCCACTGTCTGGCGAACATGCGCGCCACTACGTCGCCTTTGCGGCCGGCAGCGGCATTACGCCGATCCTGTCGATCATCAAGACCACGCTGTTGACGGAGCCGAACAGCCGCTTTACGCTGTTTTACGGTAACCGCGCGTCGTCCTCCGTCATCTTCAAGGAAGAACTGACGGACCTGAAAGACATGTACATGGATCGCCTCAACCTGGCCTATGTCATGAGCCGCGAGCAGCAGGATGTGGAACTGTTCAACGGCCGCATCACCAAGGAAAAGGTGGAGCAGTTCATCAAGTACTGGATCAATATCGACGACATCGATATCGCCTTCATCTGCGGCCCCGAGGACATGATGCATGGCGTCTCGGCCGCGCTGCAGGAAGCGGGCATGCCCAAGGAGCACATCAAGGTGGAGCTGTTCGCCGCCAGCATCCCCAAGCACCAGCACAAGCCACGCCAGTTCGACGCCGGGGTGCGGCACGAGACCGAGGTCACCGTCATCATGGACGGCAACCATGCCAGCTTCAGCATGGACAAGGACAAGGAATCGATCCTGGACGCCGGCCTGCGCGCCGGCATCGACATGCGTTACTCCTGCAAGGGCGGCGTGTGCTCCACCTGCCGCTGCAAGCTGCTCGAAGGCCAGGTCGACATGGACGCCAACTTCGCGCTCGAAGACTACGAAGTGGCGCGCGGCTTCGTGCTGTCGTGCCAGGCCTTTCCGGTCACCGACAAGGTGGTCATCGATTTTGATCAAGCCGAATAA
- a CDS encoding TRAP transporter substrate-binding protein, which produces MQRRSFLASTTVGAGAGLVAAPALAQASPVINWRLASSFPKTLDTIFGASDTFTRRVSQLTGGRFTIRAFAGGEIVPGLQVLDAVQAGTVEMGHTASYYYFGKDPTFSFDTAMPFGLTSRQQTAWFVQGGGRELMRDFFRGYGVVNFLGGNTGVQMGGWYRKQIKTLADVKGLKIRIAGLAGRVMERMGAVPQQIAGADVYPALEKGTIDAAEWVGPYDDEKLGLARVAPYYYTPGWWEAGPQLSFYINIKQWEKLPREYQAAIEAASYEAHVVMQAEYDARNPAALARLLKSGAKLNYFSKPIMQAAYRFSTEVMEEEASKNARFARIYGPWKRFRQDQNMWASVAEAQMQNFLIASGRK; this is translated from the coding sequence ATGCAGCGTCGTTCCTTCCTTGCCAGTACCACCGTTGGTGCTGGCGCGGGCCTGGTAGCCGCACCGGCGCTGGCACAAGCCTCTCCCGTCATCAACTGGCGTCTGGCTTCAAGTTTTCCCAAGACACTAGACACGATCTTTGGCGCGTCCGATACCTTCACGCGGCGCGTGTCGCAGCTCACGGGCGGGCGCTTCACCATCCGCGCGTTCGCCGGTGGCGAGATCGTCCCGGGGCTGCAGGTACTCGATGCCGTGCAGGCCGGCACGGTGGAGATGGGGCACACGGCGTCGTACTATTACTTCGGCAAGGATCCCACCTTTTCCTTCGACACTGCCATGCCTTTTGGCCTGACTTCGCGCCAGCAGACGGCGTGGTTCGTGCAGGGCGGTGGACGCGAGCTGATGCGCGATTTTTTCCGCGGCTATGGCGTGGTTAACTTCCTCGGTGGCAACACGGGCGTGCAGATGGGCGGCTGGTACCGCAAGCAGATCAAGACCTTGGCCGACGTCAAGGGCCTCAAGATCCGCATTGCCGGCCTGGCCGGCCGCGTGATGGAGCGCATGGGGGCGGTGCCGCAGCAAATTGCGGGGGCCGATGTCTATCCGGCGCTGGAAAAGGGCACCATCGATGCTGCCGAGTGGGTCGGTCCCTATGACGATGAAAAACTGGGCCTGGCCAGGGTGGCGCCGTATTACTACACCCCGGGCTGGTGGGAAGCGGGACCGCAGCTGTCGTTCTACATCAATATCAAGCAGTGGGAAAAGCTGCCCAGGGAGTACCAGGCCGCGATCGAGGCGGCCAGCTATGAGGCCCATGTGGTCATGCAGGCCGAGTACGACGCCAGGAATCCCGCGGCGCTGGCCCGCCTGCTCAAGAGCGGTGCCAAGCTCAATTATTTTTCCAAGCCCATCATGCAGGCCGCTTACAGGTTCTCGACCGAAGTGATGGAAGAGGAGGCGTCGAAGAACGCCAGGTTTGCCAGGATTTACGGACCGTGGAAGCGGTTTCGCCAGGATCAGAATATGTGGGCATCGGTGGCCGAAGCACAGATGCAAAACTTCTTGATTGCGAGCGGACGGAAGTAA
- the paaA gene encoding 1,2-phenylacetyl-CoA epoxidase subunit PaaA, whose amino-acid sequence MYAQLVETGLSKVQGADDMSADELAFQARIDAGIKIEAKDWMPDAYRKTLIRQISQHAHSEIVGQLPEGNWVTRAPTLKRKSILLAKIQDEAGHGLYLYSAAETLGVSRDELLAALHSGKAKYSSIFNYPTLSWADMGAVGWLVDGSAIINQIPLCRCSYGPYARAMIRVCKEESFHARQGYDIMMSLARGTPEQKAMAQDALNRWWWPSLMMFGPSDAESVNSAQSAKWRIKLFSNDELRQRMVDQTVPQAEYLGLTIPDPDLKFNAETGHYEFGKIDWSEFNNVLKGNGPCNRERLATRVKAWDDGEWFRDAMVAYADKKQARAA is encoded by the coding sequence ATGTACGCACAACTGGTAGAAACGGGACTGAGCAAGGTCCAGGGCGCTGACGACATGAGCGCCGACGAGCTGGCCTTCCAGGCCCGCATCGATGCCGGCATCAAGATCGAAGCGAAGGACTGGATGCCCGACGCCTACCGCAAGACCTTGATCCGCCAGATTTCGCAGCACGCGCACTCGGAAATCGTCGGCCAGCTGCCGGAAGGCAACTGGGTGACGCGCGCCCCTACGCTCAAGCGCAAGTCGATCCTGCTGGCCAAGATCCAGGATGAAGCGGGTCATGGCCTGTACCTGTACAGCGCCGCCGAAACGCTGGGCGTGTCGCGCGACGAGCTGCTGGCGGCCCTGCATTCGGGCAAGGCCAAGTATTCGAGCATCTTCAATTACCCCACCCTGTCGTGGGCCGACATGGGCGCGGTAGGCTGGCTGGTGGATGGCTCGGCCATCATCAACCAGATTCCCCTGTGCCGCTGCTCGTACGGCCCGTATGCACGCGCCATGATCCGCGTGTGCAAGGAAGAGTCCTTCCACGCGCGCCAGGGCTACGACATCATGATGAGCCTGGCCAGGGGCACGCCCGAGCAAAAGGCCATGGCGCAGGATGCGCTCAACCGCTGGTGGTGGCCGTCGCTGATGATGTTCGGCCCGTCGGACGCCGAGTCGGTCAACAGCGCGCAGTCGGCCAAATGGCGCATCAAGCTGTTCTCCAACGACGAACTGCGCCAGCGCATGGTGGACCAGACCGTGCCCCAGGCCGAATACCTGGGCCTGACCATTCCCGATCCCGACCTGAAGTTCAACGCCGAAACGGGCCACTACGAGTTCGGCAAGATCGACTGGAGCGAATTTAATAACGTCCTGAAGGGCAATGGCCCGTGCAACCGCGAACGCCTGGCCACGCGCGTCAAGGCCTGGGACGACGGCGAATGGTTCCGCGATGCGATGGTGGCCTACGCCGACAAGAAGCAGGCGCGCGCCGCCTGA
- the paaC gene encoding 1,2-phenylacetyl-CoA epoxidase subunit PaaC, with product MSVSVNQDVNNRFDYLLRQGDNALILSQQLSKLCGKGPALEEDMALTNVALDLLGQTRMWLTYAGELEGRGRDEDKLAYLRDAHDMRNCLLVEQPNGNYADTMVRQFYFDTWHYFLMQGLSSSSDTRIAEIAEKSIKEVTYHLRRSGDLIVRMGDGTEESHRRTQTAVNALWMYSGEAFMYDAVDEAMVAQGVAPAAEGLRASFLEHVSEILAEATLTMPDPGAWMQQGGKKGRHSEHLGYILAEMQFLQRAYPGAEW from the coding sequence GTGAGCGTGTCCGTGAACCAGGATGTGAACAATCGATTCGATTACCTGCTGCGCCAGGGCGACAACGCCCTGATCCTGTCGCAGCAGCTGTCCAAACTGTGCGGCAAAGGGCCGGCGCTGGAAGAAGACATGGCGCTGACCAACGTGGCGCTCGACCTGCTGGGCCAGACCCGCATGTGGCTGACCTACGCCGGTGAACTGGAAGGACGCGGCCGCGACGAAGACAAGCTGGCCTACCTGCGCGACGCCCACGACATGCGCAACTGCCTGCTGGTGGAGCAGCCCAACGGTAACTACGCCGACACCATGGTGCGCCAGTTCTACTTCGACACCTGGCACTACTTTTTGATGCAGGGGCTGAGCTCATCGAGCGATACGCGCATCGCCGAGATCGCGGAAAAGTCGATCAAGGAAGTGACCTACCACCTGCGCCGCAGCGGCGACCTGATCGTGCGCATGGGCGACGGTACCGAGGAAAGCCATCGCCGCACCCAGACCGCGGTCAACGCGCTGTGGATGTACAGCGGCGAAGCGTTCATGTACGACGCGGTTGACGAGGCCATGGTGGCGCAGGGTGTGGCGCCGGCGGCAGAGGGCCTGCGCGCCTCCTTCCTGGAGCATGTGTCCGAGATCCTGGCAGAAGCCACGCTCACCATGCCCGATCCGGGAGCATGGATGCAGCAGGGCGGCAAAAAGGGCCGCCACAGCGAGCACCTTGGCTACATCCTGGCCGAAATGCAGTTCCTGCAGCGCGCCTATCCCGGCGCCGAGTGGTAA
- the paaB gene encoding 1,2-phenylacetyl-CoA epoxidase subunit PaaB → MSKEWPLWEVFIRSQHGLAHKHVGSLHASDAEMAVNNARDVYTRRNEGVSIWVVRAADIVASSPADKGALFEPSNSKVYRHPTFFPMPEEVKNL, encoded by the coding sequence ATGAGCAAAGAATGGCCCCTGTGGGAAGTCTTCATCCGTAGCCAGCACGGCCTGGCCCACAAGCACGTGGGCAGCCTGCACGCGAGCGACGCCGAGATGGCGGTCAACAATGCGCGCGACGTCTACACCCGCCGCAATGAAGGCGTCTCGATCTGGGTGGTTCGCGCGGCCGACATTGTCGCCAGCAGCCCGGCCGACAAGGGCGCCCTGTTCGAGCCGTCGAACAGCAAGGTATATCGTCACCCGACCTTCTTCCCGATGCCGGAAGAAGTCAAGAACCTGTGA